The following coding sequences lie in one Oncorhynchus kisutch isolate 150728-3 linkage group LG3, Okis_V2, whole genome shotgun sequence genomic window:
- the dhdh.2 gene encoding trans-1,2-dihydrobenzene-1,2-diol dehydrogenase, whose amino-acid sequence MATRWGICSAGKISHDFTVALKTLPPGDHQIVAVAARKLQDAEAFAKKHSIPQAYGSYEELARDPEIEVVYVGTIHPYHLPVGMLFMKAQKNVLCEKPMAMNLREVQELVASAKMNKVFLMEAVWTRFFPASLEIERLLSRGEVGEVKMVKADFGVPLMHVPRAVEKELGGGALLDIGIYCLQFICMVYNGEKPECIQATGVCLETGVDEGMVVTLRFSRNRMAVFTCSIAVELPNDAVIIGTKGTIRVPEHIWCPTSLVVNGKEIQYTLPEPYLPLNFINSTGMRYEAEEVRRCLLKGLKESPRMSQADSLLLAEVMEEARRQVGVVYSQDRQ is encoded by the exons ATGGCAACCAGGTGGGGAATCTGTAGCGCCGGGAAAATCAGCCATGATTTCACAGTGGCACTGAAAACCCTCCCTCCCGGAGACCATCAG ATTGTTGCTGTGGCAGCACGGAAACTACAGGACGCTGAGGCGTTTGCAAAGAAGCACAGCATCCCTCAAGCCTATGGCAGCTATGAGGAACTGGCCAGAGATCCAGAGATTG aggtgGTATATGTGGGCACCATCCACCCATACCACCTGCCGGTTGGCATGCTCTTCATGAAGGCCCAGAAGAATGTGCTGTGTGAGAAGCCTATGGCCATGAACCTCAGAGAGGTACAAGAGCTGGTGGCCTCTGCTAAGATGAACAAAGTCTTTCTGATGGAG GCAGTGTGGACCCGCTTCTTCCCAGCTTCTCTGGAGATAGAGCGCCTGCTGTCTCGGGGGGAGGTGGGTGAGGTGAAGATGGTAAAGGCAGACTTTGGGGTGCCCCTCATGCACGTGCCCAGAGCGGTGGAGAAGGAGCTGGGAGGAGGGGCGCTGCTGGACATCGGCATCTACTGCCTGCAGTTTATATGCATGGTGTACAATGGAGAGAAGCCTGAGTGCATCCAAGCCACCGGTGTCTGTCTGGAAACAG GTGTGGATGAAGGCATGGTGGTCACCCTGAGGTTCTCCAGGAACAGAATGGCAGTGTTCACCTGCTCTATTGCTGTGGAGCTTCCCAACGACGCTGTTATCATTGGCACCAAGGGAACCATCAGG GTTCCTGAGCACATATGGTGTCCTACCTCCCTGGTGGTGAATGGGAAGGAGATTCAATACACTCTGCCTGAGCCCTACCTGCCCCTCAACTTCATCAACAGCACTGGGATGCGCTATGAGGCAGAGGAGGTGCGCCGGTGCCTGCTCAAAG GCCTGAAGGAGAGCCCCAGAATGTCCCAGGCAGACTCTCTGCTCCTGGCTGAGGTGATGGAAGAGGCACGCAGGCAGGTGGGAGTGGTTTACAGCCAGGACCGCCAGTGA